Part of the Opisthocomus hoazin isolate bOpiHoa1 chromosome 5, bOpiHoa1.hap1, whole genome shotgun sequence genome, ACGCGCCACGCCACGTCATGCTGTACCTTGCCCAGCCGTGCCACGCTGCTCCCGGCGAgggccgcgccccggggccgtgTGCCCATCCCAACCACCCCGTGCTGCCGTGACGCAGGGGCTGCGTgacggggctggggggtctcGGCCCTGGAGGAacctccccgggaccccccacgtCCCCTGTGATGTCCCTGGGGCGGTCCCGGCGCCGCGGCACAGAGGAGCCCCCGCTGCGAGGCCGGGctcggggctgctcctgctgctgcagggggaTGGCGAGGAGGGATCGGGGTCCGGGCGGGGGTCCCCGCGGCCCCAGCCGTGCCCCGGCGCTGACGGCGCGGCTCGCAGGGGTGACCGCCAACGCGCTGAGCCCCGGCGTGGTGAGCACCGGCATCATGCGCCACTTCGGCTGCGCCGCCCGGGCGCTCTTCGCCCTCGTCCGCCCCTTCATCAAGGTGAGCGGGGCcggacccccccggacccccagcccacgggtggggggggcgcggccGAGCCCCCTCCTCACCCTTCCCCCGCAGTCGGCGGAGCAGGGGGCCGCCAGCACCATTTACTGCGCCGTCTCGGAGGAGGTCGCAGGCATCACGGGCAAGTACTTCGAGAGCGACTGCGGGCTGGCGCTGCCCTCCGCGGCCGCCCGCGACGCCGGCCTGGCGCGCCAGCTCTGGGAGGAGTCGGAGCGGCTGACGGGGCTCACCCACTGCCCCCCGCGCTGAGACCCCGGCGCCGCGTGGGGACACGGCCGTGCCACccagcgctgcccgccgccgcgccgggatCCCTGCGGCTCCCCGGGACACGCGGCCGCCCCGCATGTGCCAACCGCCGCAGCCACGTCCCGAAAGGGAGAGCGGCCGCGGCGCCCGGCCGTGCCGGGATCGTAGCCCAGCCGTGCCGGGACGGCCGCCACGACACGGTGACGGTGGCACCGGTAACTCCTTTATTAAAGCGCCCTGCGCAGCCAGAGCCGGCTACTCCCAGGCGATGTCCAGGTCCAGGCGCCGCTTCCGCACCGCCTGCACGAAGCCGTCGTAGTCCCGCCGGTGGACGTCGCGGCAGTGGGACAGGTCCAGGCGGCGCAGGCGGCCCTCGGAGGCCAGCAGCAGCCACACGGTCCGGGCTGACACGCGGCTCTCGGCCAGCGACAGCTCCCGCAGCTCGAGCAGCGGCAGCCCCGGTGTGGCCAGCACCGTCTCGAACACCGAGTCCAGCGGGAAGGGGACGGCGAGCAGGCGGAGGGTCTGCAGGCGCGGGGCGCGGCACAGCAGCGAGGCCAGCGTGGCACGCAGCGCCAGCCCGTGCTGCGCCGGGAAGGCGTCGGCGGAGCCAGCCAGGGCCAGGGAGAAGCTGTGGAGCTGGGGCAGGGCGTGCGGCAGCAGGTCGGTGTCCCAGCGCGGCGGCTCGGCCGCGGGCTCCCCGTCGGGGTCGGCGTCCGGCGGGGCGTGCAGCTCGGCGCTGAAGGCGCGCAGAGCGGGGCAGGCGGCGAGCAGGGCGGCCAGCGCGAGCTCGTCGCGGCAGCAGAAGCCGTGCAGGGCCAGGGTCTGCAGGCGGGGGCCCAGGCTCCGCGCCAGCGGCAGCACCTCCGCCAGCCGCCagctccgccgcccgccgcagcccagcGTCAGCCGCGCCAGCcgaccccagccctgcagcccccagccgccGGCCGCGCCCGCGCCGTCCCCCAGCCACATGCTGACCTCCTCGGCGTGGGGACAGACGGCCTGGACGGCGGCCAGGGCgggctcctccacctcctccacgTGCCGCAGCGGCAGGGTGAGCGGGGggccccccggggcagccccccgccgccgcgccagcTCCTCCAGCGAGGGGAACCCCTCGGCGTCGGCCGCGGGGTCCAGCTGCCGCGCGTGGAGGAGGCGGAGGGCGTCGGGCACGGCGCCGTGGGCCAGGAACTCCAGGCgcggcagggccagcagcaggaagGCCAGCACGGCCGCCACGTCGCCGTCGGGCTCCAGGCCGCGGGCCAGCAGgacgcggagcgcggggcagccggggcaCCGCGCCAGCGGGTCGTAGGCCAGGTGTCGCAGGGCGCGCGGGGACACCTTCCTGCAGCGGGACACGTCCAGCTCCCGCAGGCGCCGGCAGCAGGAGCCCACGGCCGACAGCACCCGCACGTCGGCCTGGGTCTCGGCCAGCGCCAGCCGGCGCAGCTGCGGCAGCCCCTCCGCCAGGTCCACCAGCGCGCCCGGCGACAGCCGCCCGCAGCCG contains:
- the LOC142361375 gene encoding uncharacterized protein LOC142361375, which translates into the protein MRPKQARALRSGGARGPPRPGRWPRAVPHRRSARRSQMPRRKEVPALGSLCLQSLARHMQSVWAKDYSENYLDEYQFRFVMGPFNDLAGSLVQELIRLLGESRRLTRAALHLLLLPHLRELSLRPCPGLASNAIGQLVALRCQSLSSLDLHGCGRLSPGALVDLAEGLPQLRRLALAETQADVRVLSAVGSCCRRLRELDVSRCRKVSPRALRHLAYDPLARCPGCPALRVLLARGLEPDGDVAAVLAFLLLALPRLEFLAHGAVPDALRLLHARQLDPAADAEGFPSLEELARRRGAAPGGPPLTLPLRHVEEVEEPALAAVQAVCPHAEEVSMWLGDGAGAAGGWGLQGWGRLARLTLGCGGRRSWRLAEVLPLARSLGPRLQTLALHGFCCRDELALAALLAACPALRAFSAELHAPPDADPDGEPAAEPPRWDTDLLPHALPQLHSFSLALAGSADAFPAQHGLALRATLASLLCRAPRLQTLRLLAVPFPLDSVFETVLATPGLPLLELRELSLAESRVSARTVWLLLASEGRLRRLDLSHCRDVHRRDYDGFVQAVRKRRLDLDIAWE